In a genomic window of Pseudorasbora parva isolate DD20220531a chromosome 24, ASM2467924v1, whole genome shotgun sequence:
- the syt5b gene encoding synaptotagmin Vb: protein MRFVNLGVRVRRTAEPAEPEPEPEPEPEPQPKPEHEPHPAPPTHHDYENMKSKFMNELEHLSLPMWAVGAIVVVVLALVACFTYCMFKKCFGKKKKSKKARERKRAARKKIEGTEGEGEGEQKEEGEKKEGDVQKEEQENLGKLEFSLDYNFTDAQLIVGVLQAQDLPAMDIGGTSDPYVKVYLLPDKKKKFETKVQRKNLCPVFNETFIFKIPYAELGGKTLVLQVFDFDRFGKHDVIGQIKIPMSCVDLAQPLHEWRDLENGEKEEEKLGDVCISLRYVPTAGKLTVNIMEAKNLKKMDVGGLSDPYVKIVLQHNGKRLKKKKTTVKKNTLNPYFNESFSFEVPFEQIQKVQLLITVFDYDKLGSNDPIGKTLIGYGATGVGLRHWSDMLANPRRPVAQWHVLQTEEEVDAALKAPHR from the exons ATGAGGTTTGTGAATTTGGGTGTTCGTGTTCGACGGACTGCTGAACCAGCAGAACCAGAACCAGAACCTGAACCTGAACCTGAACCACAGCCAAAACCAGAACATGAGCCACATCCTGCTCCCCCAACTCATCATGACTATGAAAACATGAAGAGCAAGTTCATGAATGAGCTGGAACATCTTTCAT TGCCGATGTGGGCTGTAGGAGCCATCGTGGTGGTGGTTCTCGCCCTTGTGGCTTGCTTTACATATTGCATGTTCAAGAAATGCTTCGGCAAGAAGAAGAAATCCAAGAAAGCTCGCGAAAGGAAGAGAGCAGCACGGAAAAAAATAGAAGGGACAGAAGGAGAGGGCGAAGGAGAACAAAAG GAGGAAGGAGAAAAGAAGGAGGGAGATGTGCAAAAAGAGGAGCAGGAAAATCTGGGAAAACTGGAGTTCTCTTTGGATTACAACTTTACAGATGCTCAG CTGATAGTTGGAGTTCTTCAGGCTCAAGATCTTCCTGCTATGGATATTGGCGGCACATCTGACCCATATGTAAAAGTTTACCTGCTTCCAGACAAGAAGAAGAAGTTTGAAACCAAAGTCCAACGCAAAAACCTCTGCCCTGTGTTCAATGAGACCTTTATCTTCAAG ATTCCCTATGCTGAGTTGGGTGGTAAAACATTGGTGCTTCAGGTGTTTGATTTTGATCGGTTTGGtaaacatgatgtgattggccagatAAAGATTCCTATGAGCTGCGTGGATCTCGCACAGCCGCTGCATGAATGGAGGGATCTCGAAaatggagaaaaagaggag GAGAAACTTGGAGACGTTTGTATTTCTCTGCGTTATGTGCCCACTGCTGGTAAACTCACAGTCAACATAATGGAGGCCAAAAATCTCAAGAAGATGGATGTCGGTGGTTTATCAG ATCCGTATGTGAAGATTGTGTTACAGCATAACGGAAAGCGtctgaaaaagaagaaaactaCAGTTAAAAAGAACACATTGAACCCATACTTCAATGAGAGCTTCAGCTTTGAGGTCCCATTTGAACAGATTCAG AAAGTCCAACTCCTCATCACTGTATTTGATTACGACAAGCTGGGCAGCAACGACCCTATTGGCAAAACCTTAATTGGCTATGGCGCCACAGGTGTCGGCCTACGCCATTGGTCAGACATGCTAGCCAATCCCCGGCGTCCAGTGGCGCAGTGGCACGTTCTTCAAACAGAAGAAGAGGTGGATGCTGCTCTGAAGGCACCACATCGCTAA